A portion of the Celeribacter baekdonensis genome contains these proteins:
- a CDS encoding relaxase/mobilization nuclease domain-containing protein — protein sequence MNERDNDHVALLDLRGFMADDLHGALLEAHAISKATRCTQFMFSLSLNPPQDHIASEQDFLDAADRVEERLGLSNQPRAIVIHEKEGRRHAHVVWSRIDADSMTAINLPHFKLKLRDLSKELYLNHGWELPKGLQTHDGKSPLNFTLEEWQQAKRIGVDPREIKQMFQQAWERSDSQIGFKNALEERGYFLARGDRRGFVALDVEGNVFAIPKWTGLKTKEVNDKLGAPEALPSVDDTRATIRSKVSEQMRGFIAQTKARHRDEAKPLIEEKADLVAQHRIERRKLAKGQKARWVKETKARNDRLNKGLRGLFDRFSGKTKSTRQTNEAEALAAFKRDQAQKHSLIEAQMRERKALQKQMIMLREKQKQDRSLLARDIAASLNRTSRFQAEIEQKQQARNRPRPFGLSRGP from the coding sequence ATGAACGAGCGGGACAACGATCATGTTGCTCTGCTCGACCTGCGTGGTTTCATGGCAGATGATTTACATGGGGCTTTGTTAGAGGCCCACGCCATTTCCAAAGCCACACGTTGTACGCAATTTATGTTTTCTCTCAGTCTCAATCCGCCCCAAGATCATATTGCATCTGAACAGGATTTTCTCGACGCGGCGGATCGTGTTGAGGAACGGCTGGGTCTGTCAAACCAGCCCCGCGCCATTGTCATCCACGAGAAAGAAGGCCGTCGTCATGCCCATGTCGTGTGGTCGCGCATTGACGCGGATAGCATGACCGCGATCAACCTGCCGCATTTCAAACTCAAACTGCGGGATTTGTCGAAAGAGCTGTATCTCAATCATGGCTGGGAACTGCCCAAGGGGCTGCAAACCCATGATGGGAAAAGCCCGCTCAATTTCACACTGGAAGAATGGCAACAGGCCAAGCGCATCGGTGTCGATCCCCGAGAGATCAAGCAGATGTTTCAACAGGCATGGGAACGGAGTGACAGCCAGATCGGGTTTAAGAATGCCCTCGAAGAACGGGGTTATTTCTTAGCCCGTGGAGACAGACGTGGATTTGTCGCTTTAGATGTTGAGGGCAATGTCTTTGCCATTCCCAAATGGACAGGCCTCAAGACCAAAGAGGTCAATGACAAACTCGGCGCCCCAGAGGCCCTGCCCTCGGTTGATGACACACGCGCCACGATCCGCAGCAAAGTCTCAGAGCAAATGCGGGGCTTCATCGCTCAAACCAAAGCCCGTCACCGGGATGAAGCCAAACCGCTGATCGAAGAGAAAGCCGATCTCGTGGCCCAGCACCGCATTGAGCGGCGCAAGTTGGCCAAAGGCCAGAAAGCGCGTTGGGTCAAAGAAACCAAGGCTCGTAATGATCGACTGAACAAAGGTCTGCGTGGGTTATTTGATCGGTTCTCGGGCAAGACCAAAAGCACACGCCAAACCAACGAGGCCGAAGCTCTTGCCGCGTTCAAACGCGACCAAGCCCAGAAACACTCCCTGATCGAAGCGCAAATGCGCGAGCGCAAAGCCCTGCAAAAGCAGATGATCATGCTCAGGGAGAAACAGAAGCAGGACCGCAGCCTGTTGGCGCGGGACATTGCTGCCAGTCTCAACCGCACCTCGCGGTTTCAGGCTGAGATTGAACAAAAGCAGCAAGCTCGCAATCGGCCCCGCCCCTTTGGATTAAGTCGCGGACCATAA
- a CDS encoding Hint domain-containing protein: MAVYDLNFYTINPTSFMSTSTGSTFTYAGPSVAAGSALINDTGTGVNQTALTDDNAGENGTTGTVTVGANTSTGSNVDAEAVWTVKDLTTGEVFQIASFDVENGAAAGTYTLSESPLVPGHTYQVVAYDSLPDATDSTPDQVFSYADYTDGIIEGTAGDDTINSTTTQDPQGEMVDQGIAVESTLSWETLGSDGSSIAGGLSTDINGVHVDVSYTDLGPGQSATISNETLYTENGDFDPDSSVQLLGDNSSGGGSDTSSLTLDFSSATGTMADEVQNVSFRISDLDVYSFTDTVTITAVDADGNPVEVTITSEGAVSVSGDTATGTADATGITAGSANGAILVEIAGPVSSVTITYGNADTGYQGVNISDVTFDAIYADYDDVIDAGDGNDTIDSGLGDDTVYAGTGNDTVVAGDGNDTVYGGTGNDVLDGGDGNDTLYGEDGNDTLIGGAGDDTMDGGTGDDTFIGGAGSDSMSGGSGQDTVDYSDSSAGVSVNLATGTYSGGDATGDTGSGIDGIIGSDYDDTLIGFDGESTDGANSYTNVFYGGAGNDYLDGAGGDDELYGGTGNDTIIGGAGADLIDGGNGDDTIYAGGGDTITGGEGNDTIIIDPSQLDGNAINIVGSEDGDSGAGDVLDLSQLGSNFVHGSIVYDAADPESGSLTLVDGTVINFSNIETVICFGKGTRVATPYGPRRVEDLKLGDMVLTLDHGPQPLRWIGARNVPALGRFAPIEIAKGALGNSDTLIVSPQHRMLLKGWQAEMHFGTSEVFAAAKHLINDNTIRPRVGGFVTYYHLMFDAHEVIFAEGAASESFHVSDYSLTGVADAARDELFGLFPELRALPSGHGDTARKCLKAHEAGLLAA; the protein is encoded by the coding sequence ATGGCCGTCTATGACCTGAATTTTTATACGATCAATCCAACGAGCTTTATGTCGACCTCGACCGGATCGACATTTACCTATGCAGGCCCCAGCGTGGCCGCAGGTTCGGCGTTGATCAACGACACAGGCACGGGCGTCAATCAAACGGCGCTGACCGATGACAATGCTGGGGAAAACGGCACAACTGGCACCGTGACCGTGGGGGCGAACACCTCAACTGGGTCAAACGTCGACGCCGAAGCCGTCTGGACCGTCAAGGATCTGACCACGGGCGAGGTGTTTCAAATCGCCTCCTTTGATGTCGAAAATGGGGCTGCGGCGGGCACATATACCCTGTCTGAATCGCCTTTGGTGCCAGGACATACCTATCAGGTCGTCGCCTATGACTCCCTGCCCGATGCCACGGATTCAACCCCGGATCAGGTGTTCAGCTATGCCGATTACACCGATGGGATCATCGAAGGCACCGCAGGCGACGACACGATCAACAGCACCACCACTCAAGACCCCCAAGGCGAAATGGTGGATCAAGGCATCGCGGTCGAAAGCACGCTCAGCTGGGAAACCCTCGGATCAGACGGAAGCTCGATTGCGGGCGGCCTCTCGACCGACATCAACGGCGTGCACGTTGATGTCAGCTATACCGACTTGGGCCCAGGTCAGTCCGCCACGATCTCGAACGAAACGCTTTATACCGAGAACGGCGATTTTGATCCCGACAGTTCGGTGCAATTGCTCGGCGACAACAGCTCAGGCGGCGGCTCTGACACCTCAAGCCTGACCTTGGACTTCTCCTCCGCGACCGGGACAATGGCCGACGAGGTGCAAAACGTCTCCTTTCGGATCAGCGATCTCGACGTTTACAGCTTCACCGACACGGTCACCATCACAGCGGTTGATGCCGACGGCAATCCCGTTGAGGTCACGATCACATCCGAAGGCGCAGTCTCCGTTTCGGGCGACACGGCCACCGGGACCGCAGATGCCACCGGGATCACCGCCGGAAGCGCAAACGGTGCGATCTTGGTCGAAATCGCGGGCCCTGTCTCCTCCGTCACCATCACCTATGGCAATGCAGACACCGGATATCAGGGCGTCAACATCTCTGACGTCACCTTTGATGCGATCTATGCCGATTATGACGATGTGATCGACGCGGGCGACGGCAATGATACGATTGACTCAGGTCTTGGCGATGACACGGTCTACGCAGGCACCGGCAACGACACGGTTGTGGCAGGCGATGGCAATGACACGGTTTACGGCGGCACCGGCAATGACGTCCTTGATGGCGGTGACGGCAATGACACGCTCTATGGCGAAGACGGCAATGACACGCTGATCGGCGGGGCTGGCGACGACACGATGGACGGCGGCACAGGTGATGACACATTCATCGGTGGCGCAGGCAGCGACAGTATGAGTGGTGGCTCCGGTCAGGACACCGTTGATTATTCCGACTCCAGCGCGGGGGTGAGCGTCAACCTGGCAACCGGCACCTACTCCGGCGGCGATGCAACAGGTGACACGGGCTCCGGCATTGATGGCATCATCGGCTCAGATTACGACGACACCCTGATCGGTTTTGATGGCGAAAGCACCGATGGTGCCAACAGCTATACCAACGTCTTTTATGGCGGTGCGGGCAATGATTACCTCGATGGTGCCGGCGGCGACGACGAACTTTATGGCGGTACGGGCAATGACACCATCATTGGCGGTGCAGGGGCCGACCTGATTGATGGCGGCAACGGCGATGATACAATCTACGCCGGTGGCGGCGATACGATCACCGGCGGCGAAGGCAATGACACGATCATCATCGACCCGTCGCAGTTGGACGGCAATGCGATCAATATCGTCGGCTCTGAAGACGGCGACAGCGGTGCGGGCGATGTATTGGATCTGTCTCAGCTGGGGTCCAACTTTGTGCACGGCTCAATTGTCTATGATGCGGCCGATCCCGAAAGCGGCTCCCTGACCTTGGTCGATGGCACTGTCATCAACTTCTCCAACATCGAAACCGTGATTTGTTTTGGCAAAGGCACCCGCGTGGCCACGCCCTACGGCCCGCGCCGGGTCGAAGACCTGAAGCTCGGAGACATGGTGCTGACGCTTGATCATGGTCCGCAACCGCTGCGCTGGATTGGCGCGCGCAACGTCCCCGCCTTGGGTCGGTTTGCCCCGATCGAGATTGCGAAAGGCGCTTTGGGCAATTCCGACACTCTGATTGTCTCGCCACAGCACCGGATGCTGCTGAAAGGTTGGCAAGCCGAGATGCATTTTGGCACGTCCGAAGTCTTTGCTGCCGCCAAACACCTGATCAATGACAACACGATCCGGCCCCGTGTCGGCGGCTTTGTGACCTATTACCACCTGATGTTTGACGCCCATGAGGTGATCTTTGCCGAAGGAGCAGCTTCCGAGAGTTTCCACGTCTCGGATTACTCGCTCACCGGCGTGGCAGATGCGGCACGCGACGAGCTGTTTGGCCTGTTCCCAGAGCTGCGCGCCCTGCCCTCAGGTCATGGCGACACCGCACGCAAATGCCTCAAAGCGCATGAGGCGGGACTTTTGGCCGCCTAG
- a CDS encoding Hint domain-containing protein, whose product MSTYTLRGYALSDFYSSTGSATVAPGDVVQLAPTWDAASDYLQVNVTDDEGIFHGDANFDEVGSDSNQLGTITDSSGNTLASGRIYLEDRITLSDGEGNIVYVYVVEIGGGEQAILTNPAIVPGVTYMVSAVDNVDTSSGTTPYYNDMPWSPYDAATGQTYDGGAYSDQIEAGGGDDTVYSGGGDDTVYGGDGNDTIYYGTGGATQSDGDTVYGGEGNDLIDDVSGTEYVYDDTLYGEGGNDILYGGGGHDEIYGGTGDDQIFGETGHDELYGGDGADSIYGGEGYDIIDGGAGDDLLSGGSEEDVFVFQDGSGIDTITDFDMGDSDLNGITNDQFDVSALTDAEGNPVNAWDVVVSDNGAGDAVLTFPNGESVILWGVAPTQVDTAPELYSIGIPCYVSGTRIMTPSGEVPVEDLRTGDLISTLDAGPQPLLWHGVRHLGRDILAEHPELLPVLIRDGTFGNRGDLLVSPQHGIYVPDLRFGPDAGRHRVFARAKHLLTTQAGVRVARGKREVCYHHLLLPRHAVIRANGALSESLYPGRFALSGFDRVAKAELFDLFPALEAILRTAVHGVDPVTTQLYGPPAHPYLSGADLRHYGRIASQHQMVTIDRAVAINTDEAATRFATPYILANR is encoded by the coding sequence ATGTCGACCTACACTCTTCGGGGATATGCCCTTAGTGATTTCTATTCGTCAACGGGCTCCGCAACGGTGGCACCGGGCGATGTCGTTCAACTTGCGCCCACTTGGGATGCGGCGTCTGATTATCTTCAGGTCAACGTCACTGATGATGAGGGGATCTTTCACGGTGACGCCAATTTTGATGAGGTTGGCAGTGACAGCAACCAATTGGGGACCATTACCGATTCGTCTGGCAATACCTTAGCCAGCGGTCGGATTTACCTCGAAGACCGCATCACCCTCTCCGATGGCGAGGGCAATATTGTTTATGTCTATGTGGTTGAGATTGGTGGTGGCGAGCAAGCGATCCTCACCAACCCGGCCATTGTCCCCGGTGTCACTTACATGGTGTCTGCCGTGGACAATGTCGATACCAGTTCGGGAACAACCCCATATTACAATGATATGCCTTGGTCCCCGTATGATGCTGCAACGGGGCAAACCTATGATGGGGGGGCGTATTCCGATCAAATCGAAGCAGGGGGCGGGGATGACACCGTCTACTCCGGCGGTGGCGACGATACCGTCTATGGCGGCGATGGCAATGATACGATTTACTACGGAACGGGCGGCGCGACCCAGTCTGACGGCGACACGGTGTATGGCGGCGAGGGCAATGATCTTATTGATGACGTCAGCGGGACCGAATACGTTTACGATGACACGCTCTATGGCGAAGGTGGCAATGACATCCTCTACGGCGGTGGCGGCCATGATGAGATTTATGGCGGCACCGGTGATGACCAAATTTTCGGTGAAACCGGTCATGACGAGCTGTATGGCGGCGATGGCGCCGATAGTATTTACGGTGGCGAAGGCTATGACATCATCGACGGCGGTGCCGGGGACGATTTGCTCTCGGGTGGGTCCGAGGAGGATGTCTTTGTCTTTCAAGACGGCTCCGGTATCGACACGATCACCGATTTTGACATGGGGGATAGCGATCTAAACGGTATTACCAACGATCAGTTTGATGTCTCTGCTCTGACCGATGCTGAGGGCAATCCGGTCAACGCATGGGACGTGGTGGTCAGTGACAATGGCGCAGGCGATGCGGTTTTGACCTTTCCAAATGGCGAAAGCGTCATCCTATGGGGCGTTGCCCCCACACAGGTCGATACCGCGCCGGAACTCTATTCCATCGGCATTCCCTGTTATGTTTCAGGCACCCGGATCATGACACCTTCGGGCGAGGTGCCTGTCGAAGATCTGCGCACCGGCGATCTGATTTCAACGCTTGATGCCGGGCCGCAACCGCTGTTGTGGCATGGGGTGCGCCATTTGGGGCGCGATATTTTGGCCGAACATCCCGAACTGTTGCCGGTGTTGATCCGCGATGGCACGTTTGGCAACCGGGGTGATCTTTTGGTGTCGCCGCAACATGGGATCTACGTGCCTGACCTCCGGTTCGGCCCGGATGCGGGCAGACACCGGGTTTTTGCGCGTGCCAAGCATCTTTTGACCACACAGGCGGGGGTTCGCGTGGCGCGGGGCAAACGGGAGGTCTGCTATCACCACCTGTTGCTGCCGCGTCATGCGGTGATCCGCGCCAATGGGGCGCTCTCGGAAAGCCTCTATCCCGGACGTTTTGCGTTGTCGGGATTTGACCGCGTGGCAAAGGCCGAACTGTTCGACCTTTTCCCCGCGCTCGAAGCGATTTTGCGCACCGCTGTGCATGGCGTTGACCCCGTGACGACACAGCTTTATGGCCCGCCCGCACATCCTTATTTGAGCGGGGCAGACCTGCGTCACTATGGTAGGATCGCCAGCCAACACCAGATGGTGACAATCGACAGGGCCGTGGCAATCAACACGGATGAGGCGGCCACACGTTTTGCCACCCCATACATATTGGCAAACAGATAG
- a CDS encoding AEC family transporter: protein MQALIDVILPVFIVIGFGYVAAWRRWVADATIDGVMKFAQNFAVPTLLFAGIARIDLAQNFHPPILISFYAGAFSGGMFGFLGARYLFKRDLTDSVAIGFIGLFSNSLLLGIPITERAYGADALSWNFAIISIHAPLLYAIGITAMELARTAGQGLSAVRLIRQIGTAILRNPLVLGILAGWIVNVGGIRLPQPIWDAVFMMNKAAIPAALFGLGGVLLRYRPEGDMRIIAWAVFASLILHPAVTYGLAHFGFGLATPPLRSATITAAMAPGVNAYLFANMYGVAKRVAASSVLIATALSIVTIWCWLAILP from the coding sequence ATGCAGGCGCTGATCGACGTCATCCTGCCCGTGTTCATCGTCATCGGCTTTGGCTATGTGGCGGCGTGGCGACGCTGGGTGGCGGATGCGACCATCGACGGGGTGATGAAATTTGCCCAAAACTTTGCCGTGCCGACGCTGTTGTTCGCGGGCATTGCCCGGATTGATTTGGCCCAAAATTTTCACCCACCGATCCTGATTTCCTTTTACGCAGGCGCGTTTTCGGGCGGGATGTTCGGCTTTTTGGGCGCGCGCTACCTGTTCAAACGCGACTTGACCGACAGTGTCGCCATCGGATTTATCGGCCTGTTTTCCAATTCGCTGTTGCTTGGCATCCCGATCACCGAGCGCGCCTATGGTGCGGATGCGCTGAGTTGGAATTTCGCGATCATTTCGATCCACGCCCCGTTGCTCTATGCGATTGGCATCACCGCGATGGAGCTGGCACGCACGGCGGGTCAGGGTCTATCTGCGGTGCGGTTGATCCGGCAAATCGGCACGGCGATCCTGCGCAATCCTTTGGTTTTGGGCATTTTGGCCGGATGGATCGTCAATGTCGGCGGCATCCGCTTGCCACAACCGATCTGGGATGCGGTGTTTATGATGAACAAGGCAGCGATCCCGGCGGCGCTGTTTGGGCTGGGGGGTGTGTTGCTACGCTATCGGCCCGAAGGCGACATGCGCATCATCGCTTGGGCGGTGTTCGCCTCTCTCATCCTGCACCCGGCTGTGACCTATGGCTTGGCGCATTTTGGCTTTGGTCTTGCGACCCCGCCCCTGCGCTCCGCCACGATCACCGCCGCCATGGCACCCGGCGTCAATGCCTATCTGTTTGCCAATATGTATGGGGTGGCAAAACGTGTGGCCGCCTCATCCGTGTTGATTGCCACGGCCCTGTCGATTGTCACCATCTGGTGTTGGCTGGCGATCCTACCATAG
- a CDS encoding TatD family hydrolase, whose product MTTPPLITDSHCHIDFPDFSEELPDVIARAMDAGVHRMVTICTKLKNVEQVKAISEAYAPVFWAAGTHPMSVAEEPMVTVEELVTLAQHPKFVAIGETGLDYHYTAESAEVQKHSLRLHIEAARQTQLPLIIHARGADEDMAQLLTEEYKIGAYPCVMHCFSSSRALAEAALELNCYLSMSGITAFPKSGELRDIFRDVPKDRILVETDSPYLAPPPHRGRRNEPAYTAKTAAIAAETFGMGYAEFAALTEANFERLFTKAVLTESPQ is encoded by the coding sequence ATGACCACGCCTCCCCTCATCACTGACAGCCATTGCCATATTGATTTTCCAGACTTTTCCGAGGAATTGCCCGATGTGATCGCGCGCGCGATGGACGCAGGCGTGCACCGGATGGTGACGATTTGCACCAAGCTGAAGAACGTCGAGCAAGTCAAAGCCATCTCAGAGGCCTATGCGCCGGTGTTTTGGGCGGCGGGCACCCATCCGATGTCTGTGGCCGAAGAACCGATGGTCACGGTCGAGGAGTTGGTGACACTGGCGCAGCACCCGAAATTTGTCGCCATTGGTGAAACCGGTCTTGATTATCATTACACCGCCGAGAGCGCCGAGGTGCAAAAGCACAGTCTGCGCCTGCATATCGAGGCGGCGCGTCAGACCCAATTGCCGCTGATCATCCATGCGCGTGGCGCGGATGAGGACATGGCGCAGCTCTTGACCGAAGAATACAAAATCGGCGCCTACCCTTGTGTCATGCATTGTTTTTCCTCCTCGCGCGCTTTGGCCGAGGCCGCGCTTGAGTTGAATTGTTATCTGTCGATGTCGGGGATCACGGCGTTTCCGAAATCCGGCGAGCTGCGCGATATTTTCCGCGACGTGCCAAAAGACCGGATTTTGGTCGAAACCGACAGCCCCTATCTGGCCCCTCCGCCGCATCGCGGACGCCGCAATGAACCGGCCTACACGGCCAAAACCGCGGCCATCGCCGCCGAAACCTTTGGCATGGGCTACGCCGAGTTTGCCGCCCTCACCGAGGCCAATTTCGAACGGCTGTTCACCAAGGCTGTGCTCACCGAGAGTCCGCAATGA
- a CDS encoding DNA polymerase III subunit delta', with translation MRAPVGEIEELPEADCAPGAPHPRKTTALFGQAHAEADFLEAFTSHRLHHAWLITGPRGVGKATLAWRIARFLLSQPVEGQDGHTGEGAGLFGEAPPAPPQLDIVHDSPIYRRSAQLAEPRLCLIRRMWDEKKNKFGAGISVDEVRKLNGFFQMSAADGGRRVVIVDSADEMNVSAANALLKTLEEPPKHSTLLLISHQPTRLLPTIRSRCRELRLGPLSPTDLARALDAAGFDAAEQSNALAELSAGSVGEALRLTNLDGLSAYRDVVALFATLPQLDRGRALKLAEACVGPANVDRYELTLGLMDRFLIRLARTGAGRPPIVEAAPGEADVMRRLAPDGLAARDWAVLQQELSARAAHAKAVNLDPAALILDMVFKINDTATRIAG, from the coding sequence ATGAGAGCCCCCGTTGGCGAGATCGAAGAACTGCCCGAGGCCGATTGCGCCCCCGGAGCGCCGCATCCGCGCAAAACCACGGCGCTGTTTGGTCAAGCCCATGCCGAGGCCGATTTCCTTGAGGCTTTCACCTCGCATCGCCTGCATCACGCTTGGCTGATCACCGGCCCGCGCGGCGTCGGCAAGGCCACTTTGGCCTGGCGGATCGCCCGATTTTTGCTGTCGCAGCCGGTTGAGGGCCAAGACGGGCATACCGGAGAGGGTGCGGGGCTTTTTGGCGAAGCACCGCCTGCGCCCCCCCAGCTCGACATCGTCCATGACAGTCCGATTTATCGCCGCTCTGCGCAATTGGCCGAACCGCGTCTGTGCCTGATCCGGCGCATGTGGGATGAGAAGAAGAACAAATTTGGCGCTGGGATTTCCGTCGATGAAGTCCGCAAGCTCAATGGGTTTTTCCAAATGTCGGCGGCCGATGGCGGGCGTCGCGTGGTGATTGTCGACAGTGCCGATGAGATGAACGTCTCCGCCGCCAACGCCCTGCTCAAAACCTTGGAGGAGCCGCCGAAACACTCTACGCTGTTGCTGATTTCGCATCAACCGACCCGACTTTTACCGACCATCCGTTCGCGCTGTCGCGAATTGCGCCTTGGTCCGCTTTCGCCCACAGATTTGGCCCGCGCTCTTGACGCGGCGGGCTTTGATGCCGCAGAGCAGTCAAACGCATTGGCTGAGCTGTCAGCCGGATCAGTTGGGGAGGCGCTGCGCTTGACGAATTTGGACGGATTGTCCGCCTATCGCGATGTGGTGGCGCTGTTTGCCACCCTGCCCCAGTTGGATCGTGGCCGGGCATTGAAATTGGCCGAAGCCTGTGTCGGTCCGGCCAACGTGGACCGCTATGAGTTGACCCTTGGGTTGATGGATCGGTTTTTGATCCGCTTAGCGCGCACCGGGGCCGGGCGTCCGCCAATTGTCGAGGCCGCCCCCGGTGAGGCCGATGTGATGCGCCGTTTGGCCCCCGATGGCTTGGCCGCGCGTGATTGGGCGGTATTGCAGCAAGAGCTTTCGGCGCGAGCGGCCCATGCCAAGGCCGTCAACCTTGACCCCGCCGCCTTGATCCTAGATATGGTATTTAAGATCAATGACACGGCCACCCGGATCGCTGGATAA
- the tmk gene encoding dTMP kinase, whose protein sequence is MFISFEGIDGSGKSTQARLLADTLRVAGFDVIHTREPGGSKGAEEIRALVLEGDPDRWSAETEILLFTAARRDHMEKTILPALNAGQVVVCDRFADSTRVFQGVTRGDLQDKVNRLHDEMIGIEPDMTLLFDMDPAIGLARAKGRQTVEERFEDFGQGFQEKCRAAFLALAQAYPRFTVIDAGRDIDVVAREVADLVTARLVQTTQKAQP, encoded by the coding sequence ATGTTCATCAGTTTCGAGGGCATCGACGGGTCCGGCAAGTCCACCCAAGCCCGGCTTTTGGCCGATACTCTGCGCGTGGCGGGCTTTGACGTGATCCACACCCGCGAACCGGGCGGCTCCAAAGGCGCCGAAGAAATCCGCGCGCTGGTGCTCGAAGGCGACCCGGATCGCTGGTCGGCGGAGACCGAGATTTTGCTCTTCACCGCCGCGCGTCGCGATCACATGGAAAAGACCATCCTCCCCGCCCTGAACGCCGGACAGGTGGTGGTCTGTGACCGCTTTGCCGATTCAACCCGTGTGTTCCAAGGCGTCACGCGCGGCGATCTTCAGGACAAGGTCAACCGTTTGCATGACGAGATGATCGGGATCGAACCGGACATGACCCTGTTGTTCGATATGGACCCCGCCATTGGATTGGCCCGCGCCAAAGGCCGCCAAACCGTCGAAGAGCGGTTTGAAGATTTCGGTCAAGGGTTTCAGGAAAAATGCCGCGCCGCGTTTTTGGCGCTGGCACAGGCCTATCCACGGTTCACCGTGATCGACGCCGGACGCGACATTGACGTGGTGGCGCGCGAGGTGGCCGATCTGGTCACCGCTCGCCTTGTGCAGACGACACAAAAGGCCCAGCCATGA
- a CDS encoding D-alanyl-D-alanine carboxypeptidase family protein, translating into MFLTVPHTTFRRTFRRFAQSLVVCLTLTGVATPVAAFETRAGAAWVYDLTSATLLMDKNSQTPLPPASMSKLMTLNMLFEALRDGRVTLDTQFSVSTRAKNMGGSTMFLNETDRPTVEQLIQGIIVLSGNDACVVVAEGLGGTEDNFARLMNDRAKALGMTNSTFANASGWPNPAQRMSMQDLGTLAIRLITEFPEYYGYFGQLEFPYDNRAPQNRHNRNPLLKLGIGADGLKTGHTEEAGYGLVGSATQGTRRVVFVLSGLDSTADRAQESERVVNWAFRQFAEKPIAEKGHEFAKAQVWMGDDTEVGLVAGEDISVLLPGSELEDGSAKVVYTGPFEAPITQGDVLAELVIARQDLPEARIPLIADRSIARGGLVPRLRTAFVVLKDKLEGQTGLAVSE; encoded by the coding sequence ATGTTTCTCACCGTGCCTCACACCACGTTTCGCCGCACGTTTCGTCGCTTTGCCCAAAGCCTCGTTGTCTGCCTCACCCTGACCGGTGTCGCCACTCCCGTCGCCGCCTTTGAAACGCGGGCGGGGGCAGCGTGGGTCTATGATTTGACCAGCGCAACGCTGTTGATGGACAAAAACTCCCAAACGCCCCTGCCGCCCGCCTCGATGTCAAAACTGATGACGCTGAACATGTTGTTTGAGGCTTTGCGCGATGGTCGGGTGACGCTGGACACCCAGTTTTCGGTCTCGACCCGAGCCAAAAACATGGGCGGATCGACTATGTTTCTCAATGAAACAGACCGCCCCACCGTCGAGCAGTTGATCCAGGGTATTATCGTGCTGTCGGGCAATGACGCCTGTGTGGTGGTGGCCGAGGGGCTTGGCGGCACAGAAGACAATTTTGCGCGTCTGATGAATGACCGCGCCAAGGCACTTGGCATGACCAATTCGACCTTTGCCAATGCCTCCGGCTGGCCCAACCCGGCTCAACGCATGTCGATGCAGGATCTGGGCACTTTGGCGATCCGTTTGATCACTGAATTCCCGGAATATTATGGCTATTTCGGCCAATTAGAATTCCCCTACGACAACCGTGCGCCACAGAACCGGCACAACCGCAATCCGCTTTTGAAACTCGGGATTGGCGCAGACGGGTTGAAAACCGGCCACACCGAAGAAGCCGGGTACGGTCTTGTTGGCTCCGCCACCCAAGGCACACGGCGGGTTGTGTTTGTCCTCTCCGGTCTCGATTCCACGGCGGATCGGGCGCAAGAATCTGAGCGCGTCGTCAACTGGGCCTTCCGCCAATTTGCCGAAAAGCCGATCGCAGAAAAGGGTCATGAATTTGCCAAGGCGCAGGTCTGGATGGGCGATGACACCGAGGTCGGTTTGGTCGCAGGCGAAGACATCTCCGTGCTTTTGCCCGGCTCTGAGCTTGAGGACGGCAGCGCAAAGGTGGTCTACACGGGCCCGTTTGAAGCTCCGATCACCCAAGGCGACGTTTTGGCCGAACTGGTGATCGCGCGCCAGGACCTTCCCGAGGCGCGCATTCCCCTGATCGCAGACCGCTCCATTGCGCGTGGCGGATTGGTCCCGCGCTTGCGTACCGCCTTTGTGGTGCTTAAGGACAAGTTGGAGGGACAAACGGGATTGGCCGTGTCCGAATAG